From one Candidatus Rhodoluna planktonica genomic stretch:
- a CDS encoding ABC transporter ATP-binding protein/permease, producing MKPLDLRLFREVKAARWFIAGAVALAFFSLLATVGLAWQISVVVTELFASGKLLPLTYLAVFAMLRVALIWLNDYLAISAASRIKQDLRNRFLNQIDSTNSGWLAGQSATELALLFGRGLDTLDSYFAKFVPHLFHAAIATPVLVVIAYWVDFTSGIIFTFTLPLIPIFMVFIGWATRVEQKNQLESLTVLSQRFAQVLKGMATLRIFGREKNQEEQLAKSNNAYREKTMRVLRISFLSGFALELAASLSVALVAVAIGFRLVWGEIDLLPGLFILLLAPEVYLPLRNVGASFHASSEGAVNIERIFTLFEKPALEQAAIKPDVRQFESGVSLISGPSGSGKTTLLRAYFEENMKTSSLMAQDLQAWPLSVQENITGPGNRANGRLVQIAVAAAVLDDVSLDYPVAENGTNLSGGQLQRLNLARTIYRFLLIEAESLLLDEPTSAQDDERCRKIIQNLAKLTDKGQLIVISHQDAWRDVAEQVIEVQHA from the coding sequence TTGAAACCTCTCGATCTTCGATTATTTAGAGAAGTCAAAGCGGCCCGCTGGTTCATCGCCGGCGCGGTCGCCTTGGCTTTTTTTAGCCTGCTTGCAACTGTCGGATTAGCCTGGCAAATTTCAGTTGTCGTCACCGAGCTATTTGCCTCTGGAAAGCTTTTACCACTGACCTACCTGGCAGTTTTTGCAATGCTTCGGGTGGCACTAATTTGGTTGAACGATTACCTCGCAATCAGTGCGGCAAGTCGAATCAAGCAGGACCTTAGAAATCGGTTCCTAAACCAAATTGACTCAACTAACAGTGGCTGGCTAGCGGGGCAGAGCGCAACTGAACTTGCGCTTCTTTTCGGGCGAGGCCTCGATACACTCGACAGTTACTTCGCCAAGTTCGTCCCGCACCTGTTTCATGCGGCAATCGCAACGCCGGTGCTGGTGGTTATTGCCTACTGGGTCGATTTCACCAGCGGAATAATTTTTACTTTCACTTTGCCACTCATCCCTATTTTTATGGTCTTTATTGGTTGGGCAACTCGAGTCGAGCAGAAAAACCAATTGGAGTCTTTGACTGTTCTGTCGCAGCGGTTCGCTCAGGTCCTAAAAGGCATGGCCACGTTGAGAATTTTTGGCCGCGAGAAAAATCAGGAAGAACAGCTAGCAAAATCGAATAACGCCTATCGAGAGAAAACGATGCGAGTTCTAAGGATCTCGTTTCTATCGGGTTTCGCACTCGAATTGGCTGCTTCGTTATCGGTTGCTCTGGTTGCTGTAGCAATTGGTTTTCGTTTGGTTTGGGGCGAGATCGATTTACTACCGGGTCTTTTCATCCTGCTGCTTGCCCCTGAGGTCTATTTGCCTCTTCGAAATGTCGGTGCAAGTTTCCACGCATCCAGCGAAGGTGCCGTAAACATTGAACGTATTTTTACCCTTTTTGAAAAACCCGCTCTCGAACAAGCTGCAATTAAGCCAGATGTTAGGCAATTCGAATCAGGTGTATCTCTCATCAGCGGCCCGTCAGGCTCTGGAAAAACCACTTTACTTCGCGCCTACTTTGAGGAAAATATGAAAACCTCATCGCTAATGGCGCAGGATCTTCAGGCCTGGCCGCTATCGGTTCAAGAGAACATAACTGGGCCAGGCAACAGGGCCAATGGTCGGTTGGTTCAAATTGCTGTGGCTGCGGCAGTGCTAGACGATGTATCGCTCGACTATCCGGTTGCCGAAAATGGTACGAACCTCTCAGGTGGGCAACTGCAGCGGCTCAATCTCGCTAGAACTATTTATCGATTTTTGCTGATCGAAGCCGAATCTTTGCTGCTCGATGAGCCAACTTCGGCACAGGATGATGAGCGCTGCCGCAAAATTATCCAGAATTTAGCGAAACTGACCGATAAAGGTCAATTGATTGTTATCAGTCACCAAGATGCATGGCGAGACGTCGCCGAGCAAGTGATTGAGGTGCAGCATGCTTGA
- the cydC gene encoding thiol reductant ABC exporter subunit CydC — MLDWLMIVRRQKGYALAVFIAVLQGISAVALLASSAWLISRAAQQPPVLYLSIAVVGVRAFAIGRAFFRYLERLVSHDSVFRGLGRLRTQLVEKLTPFIPAAIRSNSERLTNLVIDTEKLQDGPLRVVTPILVSAVTSILSILLIAWRSLELAIIFAILLLLGHVLVFMMARFTRRSDTAFDEASQEVQIKLFQHLSFYRLNRDFDTQANSLAGLDAAFTRQGNLAGKIALLSGAAAALVQLWLLAAIVSISVFISNLLAQDSISAVEVAVFILLPLAFADLLAAMVPGLALGRSVTKAASRVKEILNAEVPNQLQIRSGSDQLSKFEYLRLAAVAVSYPNAPTVIDDFSLQLNAGESLFITGASGSGKSSIAFVLTGLLQPDAGKYLINGIEFSALSRQSQVGAVGLIEQAPHIFPESLRVNLKLAKPDASDDEMLAALSAVGLNFDERGGLDLALGEGAAFVSGGEAHRIALARAILANTSVLILDEPSANLDYQRARDVIDLYLATWAGQNRALIVISHDLTLADKFQRVIRLETRN, encoded by the coding sequence ATGCTTGATTGGTTAATGATTGTTCGTCGCCAGAAAGGCTATGCGCTTGCGGTCTTCATTGCTGTTTTACAAGGAATCAGTGCAGTTGCTCTGTTAGCCAGTTCGGCTTGGTTGATTTCAAGGGCAGCTCAGCAGCCTCCGGTGCTTTATCTGTCAATTGCGGTCGTTGGAGTTAGAGCTTTTGCAATTGGTCGTGCATTTTTTAGATACCTTGAGCGGTTAGTTTCCCACGACAGCGTATTTCGGGGACTGGGTCGATTGCGCACTCAACTGGTCGAAAAACTAACCCCGTTTATTCCGGCTGCTATCCGCAGCAACAGTGAGCGCCTAACCAACTTGGTGATTGACACTGAAAAACTTCAAGATGGGCCATTGCGCGTGGTTACGCCAATCTTGGTCAGCGCGGTTACCAGTATTCTCTCGATTTTGCTGATTGCATGGCGTTCGCTTGAGCTAGCAATCATCTTTGCCATCCTGTTGCTGCTTGGCCATGTGCTCGTTTTCATGATGGCAAGGTTTACTAGACGAAGTGACACAGCATTCGATGAGGCAAGCCAAGAGGTGCAGATAAAGCTTTTTCAGCATCTAAGTTTTTATCGATTGAATCGCGATTTTGACACTCAAGCCAACTCGCTTGCCGGGCTAGATGCGGCGTTTACCAGACAGGGAAATTTAGCTGGCAAGATCGCGCTTTTGTCCGGTGCCGCAGCTGCTTTGGTGCAGTTGTGGCTTCTGGCTGCAATTGTTTCCATCAGCGTTTTTATTTCAAATCTGCTAGCGCAGGATTCAATATCCGCTGTTGAGGTCGCCGTGTTTATTCTGCTGCCACTGGCCTTCGCCGACCTATTGGCTGCGATGGTGCCAGGCCTGGCACTTGGTCGATCGGTTACCAAAGCTGCCAGCAGGGTCAAAGAGATTCTTAACGCAGAAGTGCCAAACCAACTTCAAATTCGCAGCGGAAGCGATCAGCTCTCTAAGTTTGAGTACCTAAGGCTTGCGGCGGTGGCCGTTAGCTACCCCAATGCGCCAACCGTAATTGATGATTTTTCGCTGCAACTCAACGCCGGTGAAAGCCTGTTTATCACCGGTGCCAGCGGTAGCGGAAAATCTTCTATCGCCTTTGTTTTGACCGGCCTTTTGCAACCAGATGCGGGTAAGTATCTGATTAACGGCATCGAATTTTCCGCACTTTCGAGGCAATCGCAGGTTGGAGCGGTTGGTCTCATTGAGCAAGCTCCGCACATTTTTCCTGAATCGTTGCGGGTCAATCTGAAGTTAGCTAAACCGGATGCCAGCGATGATGAAATGCTGGCTGCTCTTTCAGCGGTTGGGCTCAATTTTGACGAGCGCGGTGGCCTCGATTTGGCTCTCGGTGAAGGCGCAGCTTTTGTTTCCGGCGGGGAAGCGCACCGAATCGCTTTGGCAAGAGCCATCCTCGCTAACACAAGCGTTTTGATCCTCGATGAGCCAAGCGCCAACCTCGACTACCAACGTGCTCGCGATGTAATCGATCTTTACCTAGCAACCTGGGCTGGTCAGAACCGGGCACTGATTGTAATCAGTCATGACCTTACCCTGGCCGATAAATTTCAGCGAGTAATTAGGTTAGAGACTCGGAACTGA
- a CDS encoding aminotransferase class IV, whose amino-acid sequence MKSTTGDPELAAADSWLVEEGRIRSLGMHFDRFAEWALQASPQSGEILPRFFNSVIEALPETGRWFPRIELHSELSQDQFFLRLRPAPAQLGEIVLWTLPEADPRRYPRIKGPDLSLCMQLRRRAQLHHADEAVLLDAEGFIREGALSSLVWWRDQTLCAVDDETEWLPSVTRNEVFQIADSLGITTRFEKVTPNDLSGLEIWALSSLQGIRPVSAWIENTVADANLQRLEQFQRRLRLFASVPSL is encoded by the coding sequence GTGAAAAGTACCACTGGAGATCCAGAGTTGGCCGCTGCTGATTCCTGGCTGGTTGAAGAAGGGCGCATCCGCTCACTTGGTATGCATTTTGACCGGTTTGCTGAGTGGGCACTGCAAGCATCTCCACAATCCGGCGAGATCCTGCCAAGATTTTTCAATTCCGTGATTGAAGCACTTCCAGAAACCGGTCGCTGGTTTCCCAGAATTGAACTGCACAGCGAACTTAGCCAGGATCAATTTTTTCTGCGGCTTAGACCAGCTCCGGCGCAACTCGGTGAAATTGTTTTGTGGACCCTTCCAGAAGCCGATCCGCGTCGATACCCCAGAATTAAGGGCCCAGATCTCAGTCTTTGCATGCAGTTGCGCCGCCGAGCGCAACTGCATCACGCCGACGAGGCAGTGCTGTTAGACGCTGAAGGTTTTATCCGCGAAGGAGCACTGAGTTCTCTGGTTTGGTGGCGAGACCAAACTCTTTGCGCTGTTGACGACGAAACCGAGTGGTTGCCGAGCGTAACCCGAAACGAAGTCTTTCAAATTGCCGATTCACTCGGAATCACCACGAGGTTTGAAAAAGTGACCCCGAACGACCTTAGCGGATTAGAAATTTGGGCACTGAGCTCACTGCAGGGTATTCGACCTGTCTCAGCTTGGATTGAGAACACGGTTGCCGACGCTAACCTGCAACGCCTAGAGCAATTTCAACGCCGACTGCGTTTGTTCGCGTCAGTTCCGAGTCTCTAA
- the pabB gene encoding aminodeoxychorismate synthase component I produces the protein MPLFHIDLQGWVAPADLFVQLYSNSPNAFWLDREHNLEKPFSVIGSGLPVHEFSELELFKSDEDLELPFEFRPGLVGAVGFEGQKNLLLVDRAIVFDHRNRKMHFLAYAESEAEFKNWYRAAFLRLALVGGEVASYLLKHGDINLESVSARHSKSQYLKLIAGAQRSIANGDVYQLCLTNQINIVAQADPLAIFLKLRVRVPTPYSAYLKIGELAIVCASPEQFLTVSSSGKISTKPIKGTRPRSENELEDSEIAQELRSNSKERAENLMIVDLMRNDLGKVAEFDTVQVSSLFEIETYATVHQLVSRITAQLALSKSAIDAFEAAFPGGSMTGAPKIRAIELIAELEAGPRGIYSGAIGSFSGNGSLELGMVIRTLIFEESQISIGVGGGITIDSDPEAEFAEIELKAKALLDVLGAPSPW, from the coding sequence TTGCCACTTTTTCACATCGATCTTCAAGGTTGGGTGGCTCCTGCTGATTTATTTGTGCAGCTTTATTCCAATAGCCCAAATGCTTTCTGGCTGGATCGAGAGCACAATCTAGAAAAGCCGTTCAGCGTTATCGGATCGGGATTGCCGGTTCATGAGTTTTCTGAACTTGAGCTATTTAAGTCCGATGAAGACCTAGAGTTGCCATTTGAATTCAGGCCCGGTTTGGTTGGTGCTGTTGGATTTGAAGGCCAAAAGAATCTTCTTCTGGTTGATCGGGCAATTGTCTTTGATCACCGAAATCGGAAAATGCATTTTTTGGCTTACGCAGAATCTGAAGCCGAATTTAAGAATTGGTATCGAGCCGCGTTTCTGCGACTCGCGCTAGTTGGTGGCGAAGTCGCTAGCTATTTGTTAAAGCATGGCGATATCAATCTTGAATCAGTGAGCGCAAGGCATTCGAAGTCTCAATACCTGAAGTTAATTGCCGGTGCTCAGCGAAGTATCGCAAATGGCGATGTATATCAGCTCTGCTTAACCAACCAAATCAACATCGTGGCTCAGGCAGATCCTCTGGCCATATTTCTAAAACTGAGAGTTAGAGTACCGACGCCATATTCGGCTTACCTCAAAATAGGCGAATTAGCCATCGTCTGTGCCAGTCCAGAGCAGTTTCTTACCGTTTCATCAAGCGGAAAAATCTCCACAAAACCCATCAAGGGCACCCGTCCTCGTTCAGAAAATGAGTTAGAAGATTCTGAGATTGCCCAGGAGCTTCGCAGCAACTCGAAAGAGCGGGCCGAAAACTTGATGATTGTCGACCTGATGCGCAACGATTTAGGCAAAGTCGCCGAATTCGATACCGTCCAGGTTTCCAGTCTTTTTGAGATTGAGACCTACGCAACTGTTCATCAGCTGGTCAGTCGCATAACCGCGCAGCTCGCCCTTAGTAAATCAGCAATTGATGCTTTTGAGGCAGCGTTCCCCGGCGGCTCGATGACCGGAGCTCCCAAAATTCGGGCAATAGAACTTATCGCCGAGTTGGAAGCAGGGCCGCGCGGTATTTACTCCGGAGCAATTGGTAGTTTTTCTGGCAACGGCAGCCTTGAACTGGGTATGGTGATTCGCACCCTCATCTTCGAAGAATCGCAGATTTCAATTGGAGTCGGTGGCGGCATAACCATCGATTCTGATCCTGAGGCAGAATTTGCCGAGATCGAACTCAAGGCAAAAGCACTCTTAGACGTGCTGGGCGCACCCAGCCCTTGGTAA
- the leuS gene encoding leucine--tRNA ligase, translating to MTNSNAPETNDGYDINAIQDKWLPVWDELRPFDSGNPTDARPKKYVLDMFPYPSGDLHMGHAEAYALGDVIARYWVQKGYNVMHPIGWDSFGLPAENAAIKRGLDPKGWTYDNIAQQRASMRRYACSFDWDRVLITSDSNYYRWNQWLFLEFYNRGLAYRKNSNVNWCPSCQTVLANEQVVQGLCERCDSLVTKKALTQWYFKVTEYADRLLDDLDTLEGNWPSKVLTMQRNWIGRSYGADVKFEIEGRAEPISVFTTRPDTLFGATFMVVAADSELAAELVAGSDVQVQQEFETYLEKVKQSNDIERLATDRPKTGLDSKRFAINPINGERLPIWISDYVLADYGHGAIMAVPAHDQRDFDFAKAMNLPIRVVVDTGDPSPLESQTPTTGDGVLINSGPLDGLTKAEAIAKATELLTLQGKGKATKNFRLRDWLISRQRYWGTPIPIIHCDSCGEVPVPAQQLPVELPSAAGLDLKPKGTSPLGGATDWVNVSCPKCNKPAKRDTDTMDTFVDSSWYFLRFLSPNSTTEAFDQDLAKQWAPVDQYVGGVTHAILHLLYARFFTKVLHDLGYLDFDEPFTRLLNQGMVLMNGSAMSKSRGNLVRLSDQLDLHGVDAVRLTMAFAGPPEDDIDWADVSPAGSAKFLARAWRCASEVTGEVGADVALGDKNLRRATHSFLRDFPVAIENFKFNVGVAKIMELVNALRKAIDNGPGAADPAVREAAETVAKALSLFAPYTAEDMWAKLGHQPSVALAGLPAADESLLVEDSLTAVVQVDGKLRDKFEVSVTITEDELRELAFGSENVQRAIADREIANVIIRAPKLVNIATKA from the coding sequence ATGACTAACTCAAACGCGCCTGAAACCAACGACGGTTACGACATCAATGCCATCCAAGACAAATGGCTCCCAGTTTGGGATGAGTTGCGCCCTTTTGATTCTGGAAACCCAACAGACGCGCGTCCAAAAAAATACGTTTTGGACATGTTTCCCTACCCATCGGGCGATCTGCACATGGGACACGCTGAGGCCTATGCCTTAGGTGACGTCATTGCACGCTACTGGGTGCAAAAGGGTTACAACGTTATGCACCCGATTGGCTGGGATTCATTTGGTTTGCCAGCCGAAAATGCGGCTATCAAGCGCGGTCTCGACCCCAAGGGCTGGACCTACGACAACATTGCACAGCAGCGCGCCTCAATGCGCCGTTACGCCTGCTCCTTCGACTGGGATCGAGTCTTAATCACTTCAGATTCGAACTACTACCGCTGGAATCAGTGGCTGTTCCTCGAGTTCTACAATCGCGGTCTGGCTTACCGCAAAAACTCAAATGTTAACTGGTGTCCGAGCTGTCAAACTGTGTTGGCTAACGAGCAGGTGGTGCAGGGCCTTTGTGAGCGCTGCGACAGCCTGGTAACCAAAAAGGCTCTTACTCAGTGGTATTTCAAGGTGACCGAATATGCCGACCGCTTATTAGATGATCTAGACACCCTTGAGGGCAACTGGCCTTCAAAGGTTTTGACCATGCAGCGAAACTGGATTGGGCGCTCTTACGGAGCAGATGTTAAATTTGAAATTGAAGGTCGCGCGGAACCTATTTCAGTGTTTACCACTCGACCAGACACTCTTTTCGGTGCAACTTTTATGGTCGTCGCCGCTGACAGTGAACTCGCGGCTGAACTAGTCGCCGGCTCTGATGTTCAGGTTCAGCAAGAATTCGAAACCTACCTTGAGAAGGTTAAGCAGTCGAACGACATCGAAAGATTAGCTACCGATCGACCAAAAACCGGCCTAGACAGCAAGCGATTTGCCATCAATCCAATCAACGGTGAGCGGTTACCAATCTGGATCTCAGACTACGTCCTGGCCGATTACGGACACGGTGCGATTATGGCTGTTCCGGCGCACGATCAGCGCGACTTTGATTTCGCCAAGGCCATGAATTTGCCAATTCGTGTCGTGGTCGACACCGGCGATCCGTCACCGCTCGAATCTCAAACTCCAACCACCGGCGATGGTGTACTGATTAACTCGGGTCCGCTAGATGGACTGACTAAGGCCGAAGCCATTGCCAAGGCTACCGAACTACTTACCCTTCAAGGAAAAGGTAAGGCGACAAAAAACTTCAGGTTGCGTGACTGGTTAATTTCGCGTCAGCGTTACTGGGGTACGCCAATCCCAATTATTCACTGTGACAGTTGTGGTGAAGTTCCGGTTCCTGCGCAACAACTTCCAGTTGAGCTTCCATCGGCAGCTGGTCTTGATCTGAAACCAAAGGGAACCTCGCCATTGGGCGGTGCAACCGACTGGGTAAATGTGAGCTGCCCGAAGTGCAATAAGCCAGCCAAGCGAGACACCGACACAATGGATACTTTTGTCGATTCCTCTTGGTACTTCCTGAGATTCCTCTCACCGAATTCAACCACTGAGGCTTTTGATCAAGATCTAGCCAAGCAGTGGGCTCCGGTTGACCAATACGTTGGTGGTGTAACTCACGCTATTTTGCACCTGCTCTATGCTCGCTTTTTCACCAAGGTTCTGCACGATCTGGGATATCTAGACTTTGACGAGCCTTTCACCCGCCTGCTAAATCAGGGAATGGTGCTCATGAACGGTTCGGCGATGTCGAAAAGTCGTGGCAATCTGGTGCGTCTAAGCGATCAGTTAGATTTGCATGGAGTTGACGCTGTTCGACTCACCATGGCGTTTGCTGGCCCGCCCGAGGATGACATTGACTGGGCTGATGTGTCGCCAGCTGGTTCAGCAAAATTTTTGGCGCGCGCTTGGCGCTGTGCGAGCGAGGTCACCGGTGAAGTTGGTGCCGATGTCGCTCTCGGTGATAAAAACCTCCGTCGAGCAACTCACAGCTTTTTGCGCGACTTCCCAGTCGCAATCGAGAACTTCAAATTCAATGTTGGTGTGGCCAAAATCATGGAATTGGTTAATGCGCTACGAAAGGCAATCGACAACGGTCCTGGAGCAGCAGATCCGGCTGTTCGAGAGGCGGCCGAGACTGTAGCCAAGGCGCTTTCGCTCTTTGCCCCATACACCGCAGAAGACATGTGGGCAAAGCTCGGCCATCAGCCTTCGGTTGCTTTAGCTGGCTTGCCAGCCGCAGATGAGTCTTTGTTAGTTGAAGACTCGCTAACGGCCGTGGTTCAGGTCGACGGCAAGCTGCGCGATAAATTCGAAGTCTCAGTGACCATCACCGAGGATGAGTTGCGCGAACTTGCTTTCGGCTCGGAAAATGTTCAGCGGGCAATAGCCGATCGAGAAATTGCCAACGTCATCATCCGCGCACCGAAGCTTGTCAACATAGCGACCAAGGCCTAA
- a CDS encoding helix-hairpin-helix domain-containing protein encodes MSKLRVLLGQIQSLPQFAKRLGAGLLAALVALSAGMVSALESNNNVALAVDQQLITAAEERPLTSTANVFVHVSGEVINPGIYQLPANSRLFDAVFAAGGFTDQAQADSVNLARPINDGEQIKVAKIGETSVQSDQSQSTISLNSATLNQLDQLPGIGATLAQRIIDWREQNGGFSRISDLRKVSGIGPKLYESIKTLVVP; translated from the coding sequence GTGTCAAAACTTCGAGTCCTCTTAGGTCAGATTCAGTCACTACCTCAATTTGCGAAGCGGTTGGGGGCTGGGCTACTAGCTGCGCTCGTTGCGCTAAGCGCGGGCATGGTTAGCGCGCTCGAATCAAATAACAACGTGGCCCTAGCGGTTGATCAGCAGCTCATCACCGCAGCCGAAGAAAGACCCCTGACATCGACGGCAAACGTGTTTGTTCACGTTTCTGGCGAAGTTATCAATCCCGGAATCTACCAACTTCCGGCAAACTCACGGCTTTTTGACGCGGTCTTTGCGGCGGGAGGTTTTACCGATCAGGCCCAAGCAGATTCGGTGAATTTAGCTCGGCCAATAAACGATGGTGAGCAGATAAAAGTCGCCAAAATCGGCGAAACTTCAGTGCAGAGCGATCAAAGCCAGAGCACTATCAGCCTAAATTCGGCAACTTTGAACCAGCTAGATCAGCTACCTGGAATCGGAGCAACTTTGGCTCAGCGAATCATTGATTGGCGCGAGCAAAACGGTGGTTTTAGCCGCATCAGCGACCTGCGTAAAGTTAGCGGAATTGGGCCAAAACTTTACGAATCAATCAAGACTTTGGTGGTGCCTTGA
- a CDS encoding ComEC/Rec2 family competence protein, which yields MSALAGSGHNLGHTAAVRSTGRFWLFLAAFALAISVALAKLLLKLPTDQLSYWFQNLQFSVGPIENLRSAFANLDFGVTAGAKALVGGLAFGADSELDPLAVAHMKIAGLSHLTAVSGTNCAIVGAAVWLLTKQMVPSIRWQLATVAAALVGYLLLVGFEPSVLRATAMALVVVLARMSGRPNSTLGALTFAVSGLLLVNQSFATDIGFALSALATFGILLVAPKIHDRFSKKLPNWLSLLISASVSAQLLTLPIIYSLQGSIPIYSLLANLIVEPMVVLVTVLGLLTLIFATVLPPLAAIVGWFASIPAFLILAVAQLVASFPAASFAWQGPFALASLCALAVYLVAFAIPNYRRVKFFFAIAAALLAATLGTSAALAPKPWQQITNDWQLVQCDVGQGDALLVRSSSETMIIDAGNDWGKLKLCLDQASVSRIDHLVLTHFDLDHMGAVDDLISYLPVEMIYVSAWPDKRWAATNLNRIAELNNIPVQSASAGSKIDFKNTQTTVLSPIGNQGEDSNDGSLVILITLPTLELLALADSGERAQMRLSEDLNFNDRSRPLIVKVAHHGSADQFFELYEELRPDIALISVGKNNSYGHPTDRTLGQLVQSAKQILRTDELGSIALSSSNSKLNISATG from the coding sequence TTGAGTGCCCTGGCAGGTTCCGGCCATAATCTGGGTCACACTGCTGCTGTTCGATCAACTGGCAGATTTTGGCTATTTCTAGCTGCGTTTGCTTTGGCAATTTCGGTTGCTCTCGCCAAGCTGCTCCTCAAACTGCCAACCGACCAGCTCAGTTATTGGTTTCAAAATCTCCAATTCTCGGTCGGCCCAATCGAAAATCTTCGATCAGCCTTTGCAAACCTAGATTTCGGGGTAACTGCCGGGGCAAAGGCCTTGGTGGGTGGTCTGGCTTTCGGTGCCGATTCTGAACTAGACCCGCTAGCGGTTGCCCACATGAAAATCGCTGGTCTTAGTCACCTCACTGCAGTTTCAGGTACAAACTGTGCCATTGTCGGCGCGGCGGTCTGGTTGCTAACTAAACAAATGGTGCCGTCAATTCGATGGCAATTGGCTACGGTTGCTGCAGCCCTGGTCGGGTACCTGCTGCTTGTCGGATTCGAACCTAGCGTTTTGCGGGCAACAGCGATGGCTCTAGTCGTGGTTCTTGCCAGAATGTCTGGGCGACCTAACTCCACTTTGGGGGCCCTTACTTTCGCGGTCTCAGGGTTGCTGCTCGTAAATCAAAGCTTCGCCACCGATATCGGATTTGCGCTCTCGGCCTTGGCAACTTTCGGCATTCTTCTAGTCGCGCCAAAAATTCACGATCGGTTTTCAAAAAAGCTGCCGAATTGGCTGTCTCTGCTGATTAGTGCAAGTGTCTCTGCTCAGCTGCTGACTTTGCCAATAATTTATTCATTGCAGGGCTCTATTCCGATTTACAGTTTGCTGGCAAACCTTATCGTCGAGCCCATGGTGGTGTTGGTGACTGTACTTGGGTTGCTTACTCTTATTTTTGCCACTGTGCTTCCGCCACTAGCCGCCATCGTCGGTTGGTTTGCTTCGATTCCGGCTTTCTTAATACTCGCTGTTGCTCAATTGGTAGCTTCTTTTCCTGCAGCAAGTTTCGCCTGGCAGGGGCCATTTGCTCTGGCATCTCTCTGTGCGCTGGCTGTCTATCTTGTTGCTTTTGCAATACCGAATTACCGACGAGTCAAATTCTTTTTTGCCATCGCCGCCGCACTGCTGGCGGCAACTCTTGGCACCAGTGCCGCGTTGGCACCTAAACCTTGGCAGCAGATCACTAATGACTGGCAGTTAGTGCAGTGCGATGTAGGGCAAGGCGATGCTTTACTGGTGCGATCATCGAGCGAGACCATGATTATCGATGCCGGTAACGACTGGGGCAAACTAAAACTTTGCCTTGATCAGGCTAGCGTTTCGAGAATTGATCATCTGGTTCTAACTCACTTTGACCTCGATCACATGGGTGCAGTTGACGATCTAATTTCTTATCTGCCGGTTGAAATGATCTACGTTTCGGCTTGGCCAGATAAGCGCTGGGCAGCAACGAACCTCAACCGGATAGCAGAACTAAACAACATACCTGTACAAAGCGCTAGCGCTGGTTCAAAAATAGATTTCAAAAACACCCAGACAACTGTTCTCTCTCCGATTGGCAACCAAGGCGAAGACTCGAATGATGGCTCGTTAGTTATTCTCATTACCTTGCCGACTTTAGAGTTGCTGGCCTTGGCCGATTCTGGCGAAAGAGCTCAGATGCGACTTTCCGAAGATCTAAATTTCAACGATCGTTCCCGGCCGCTGATAGTAAAAGTTGCCCACCACGGCTCAGCCGATCAATTTTTTGAACTTTATGAAGAACTGAGACCCGATATTGCCTTGATTTCGGTGGGCAAAAACAACAGTTACGGGCATCCCACTGACAGAACGCTTGGTCAGTTGGTCCAGTCTGCCAAACAGATACTTAGAACCGATGAGTTGGGCAGCATTGCACTTTCGTCCAGCAATTCAAAACTGAACATCTCAGCAACTGGGTAG